From Dethiobacter alkaliphilus AHT 1, one genomic window encodes:
- a CDS encoding arsenate reductase family protein: MNVQIFGTNKCFDTKKAQRYFKERRINYQFIDLSQKNLSKGELESVKKAVGLNNLFNSSSKEYAKLNLNRIVSAQMREELLLKHPKLYQTPIVRNGRQATVGYQPDVWDSWE; the protein is encoded by the coding sequence ATGAATGTCCAGATTTTTGGCACTAACAAATGCTTTGACACAAAAAAAGCCCAGCGCTACTTTAAGGAACGTCGGATTAACTACCAGTTCATTGATTTGTCGCAAAAGAACCTAAGCAAGGGTGAACTGGAAAGCGTGAAAAAAGCTGTAGGGCTAAATAACTTGTTTAACAGCAGTTCCAAAGAGTATGCAAAGTTAAACCTGAACCGGATTGTCAGTGCACAAATGCGGGAAGAACTGTTGCTTAAGCATCCAAAGCTATATCAGACACCAATAGTACGCAACGGCCGGCAGGCCACCGTTGGCTACCAACCTGATGTTTGGGATAGCTGGGAATAG
- the alr gene encoding alanine racemase, with translation MRGFPQRPAWAEIDLGAIGHNIRQFKQHVSSQTRLMAIVKADGYGHGAVEVAREAVAAGVSFLGVGMVEEALELRENGIDTPILILGFTPKAYAPYLCQYNLTPTVFTPEEADAFAEAALRAGNDLAVHVKVDTGMGRVGCFPCEDADGFISHVASLPGLSLTGLYTHFAAADDPDATYTRWQLERFLKLIARLEARGIHIPVKHAANSAGAISHPETHLDMVRLGISVYGLYPADEVCRREVKLRPAMSLKAKVIFVKDVPAGTKVSYGCTYVTERAARIATLPLGYGDGYPRHLSNCGQVLIHGRRAPVVGRVCMDLTMIDVQDIAEVSAGDEVVLFGRQGDAFLSVDEVARWIDTINYEVVTRISRRIPRVYLRGD, from the coding sequence TTGCGCGGGTTCCCGCAGCGACCGGCATGGGCTGAAATCGATTTAGGCGCCATAGGTCATAATATCAGGCAATTTAAACAGCATGTTTCTTCTCAAACCCGGTTAATGGCCATTGTCAAAGCCGACGGGTACGGCCACGGGGCTGTAGAAGTGGCCCGGGAGGCTGTGGCCGCCGGTGTTTCATTTCTTGGCGTAGGTATGGTGGAAGAAGCACTGGAGCTGCGTGAAAACGGAATAGACACACCAATTCTGATTCTCGGTTTCACACCAAAAGCGTATGCCCCTTATCTTTGTCAGTATAATCTGACGCCCACTGTTTTTACACCGGAGGAAGCAGATGCCTTTGCGGAAGCTGCTCTTCGTGCGGGAAATGATCTGGCCGTGCATGTCAAAGTAGACACGGGCATGGGCCGGGTAGGTTGTTTCCCCTGTGAAGATGCCGATGGGTTTATTTCGCATGTTGCCTCTCTTCCTGGATTGTCTCTTACAGGGCTCTACACCCACTTTGCAGCTGCAGATGACCCGGATGCCACCTATACCCGGTGGCAGCTGGAGCGCTTTTTAAAGCTTATTGCCCGTTTGGAAGCACGCGGCATCCACATCCCGGTAAAGCATGCGGCCAACAGTGCCGGTGCCATCAGTCATCCGGAAACTCATCTGGATATGGTCCGTTTGGGAATCAGTGTCTACGGCCTGTATCCCGCAGATGAGGTCTGCCGCCGGGAAGTTAAGCTGCGTCCGGCCATGTCCTTAAAAGCTAAAGTCATCTTTGTTAAAGATGTGCCGGCCGGTACGAAAGTATCATATGGTTGCACGTACGTCACAGAGCGCGCCGCCCGGATTGCGACCCTGCCTTTAGGCTATGGAGATGGCTATCCGCGCCATCTTTCCAATTGTGGCCAGGTGCTGATTCACGGCCGGCGGGCACCGGTGGTGGGCCGCGTCTGCATGGATTTGACCATGATTGATGTGCAGGATATTGCAGAGGTAAGTGCGGGAGATGAAGTGGTGCTCTTTGGCCGGCAGGGTGATGCTTTCCTGTCGGTGGACGAAGTGGCGCGTTGGATAGATACCATCAACTATGAAGTGGTCACCCGGATAAGCCGGCGAATACCCAGAGTTTATCTACGTGGAGACTAG
- a CDS encoding gamma-glutamyl-gamma-aminobutyrate hydrolase family protein — translation MPRIGITCNIRDGENTLSLAYSQAVARSGAIPLLLPVCAGKHLWQQMLANVDGLLLSGGGDPDAVHFGEEATPAQGQVQPERDQMELFMAQRALSCGLPLLGICRGAQVMAIAAGGTLHQDIAHIAGVQHDQRAPKNYLIHGVRIIEKSLLHRIVGGNTLRVNSMHHQAVKTPGKLQISAKAFDGIIEAVEAVQHPFALGVQWHPEWMTKYLQGRALFHALKQAALAYGRRQ, via the coding sequence TTGCCGCGAATCGGTATCACCTGCAATATTCGTGACGGAGAAAACACTCTGTCGCTGGCTTATTCCCAGGCTGTGGCCCGCAGCGGGGCAATTCCGCTGCTCTTGCCTGTGTGTGCGGGAAAACATCTGTGGCAGCAAATGCTGGCAAATGTGGACGGCCTGCTTTTAAGCGGCGGTGGAGATCCGGACGCCGTGCATTTCGGTGAGGAAGCCACACCGGCCCAGGGCCAGGTACAGCCAGAGCGGGACCAAATGGAGCTGTTTATGGCCCAAAGGGCTTTAAGCTGCGGCCTGCCGCTGTTGGGGATTTGCCGCGGAGCACAGGTCATGGCCATTGCCGCCGGCGGCACGCTGCATCAGGACATTGCACATATTGCCGGTGTGCAGCATGACCAACGGGCACCAAAAAACTATCTCATTCATGGTGTACGTATTATAGAGAAGTCACTGCTGCACCGCATTGTGGGGGGAAATACCCTGCGGGTTAACAGCATGCACCATCAGGCAGTTAAAACGCCGGGGAAATTGCAGATCAGCGCGAAAGCTTTTGACGGAATTATTGAAGCTGTGGAAGCTGTGCAACATCCCTTTGCGCTGGGGGTGCAGTGGCATCCTGAATGGATGACAAAATACCTGCAGGGGCGGGCGCTTTTTCACGCCCTGAAGCAGGCAGCACTGGCCTATGGCAGACGGCAATAA
- a CDS encoding DUF1614 domain-containing protein, with protein MYITNFSMLSLLVVTALLYLGFLHRVLDRMRLTKTEALVILVAMLVAGFMPDIPIYRGLAVNVGGALIPVGVALYLVITADEAQEKRRALLTAAVVAVLVYATDKLLPLEPGATGFDIDPLYVPAIIAAVTAYLLGRSRRAAFVGGVLGVIITDLVAWIENIVYLQFDVPIVLGSAGVFGAAVIGGMGAVLLAELVGEILERLQGGPRA; from the coding sequence ATGTATATTACCAATTTTAGCATGCTTAGCTTACTTGTTGTTACTGCACTTCTCTATCTGGGATTTCTGCACCGCGTGCTGGATCGGATGCGTCTGACCAAAACAGAAGCGCTGGTGATACTTGTGGCCATGCTGGTGGCAGGATTTATGCCGGATATCCCCATTTACCGGGGGCTGGCCGTTAATGTGGGGGGAGCATTAATTCCGGTGGGGGTGGCTCTTTATCTGGTTATTACCGCCGATGAGGCACAGGAAAAAAGGCGGGCACTTCTGACTGCCGCTGTGGTGGCCGTATTAGTATATGCCACCGATAAATTATTGCCCCTGGAGCCCGGAGCCACAGGATTTGATATTGATCCGCTGTATGTTCCCGCCATTATTGCTGCAGTTACAGCTTATCTTTTGGGAAGATCCAGGCGTGCGGCCTTTGTTGGCGGAGTGCTTGGTGTAATCATCACAGATTTGGTGGCCTGGATTGAAAACATTGTTTATTTGCAGTTTGATGTGCCTATTGTGTTGGGTTCTGCCGGCGTGTTTGGTGCCGCGGTTATCGGTGGTATGGGTGCTGTATTATTGGCAGAGCTTGTAGGAGAAATTCTGGAACGACTGCAAGGAGGGCCGCGAGCATGA
- the serA gene encoding phosphoglycerate dehydrogenase: protein MKVLVSDQISDLGVAKLRESVAVDVKTDLTPEELEQVIGEYDALVVRSSTKVTRKVLENAGRLKVVGRAGVGVDNIDVEAATERGVIVINAPEGNTISAAEHAIAMMTSLARNIPNASASMKAGEWKRSKFMGVELYNKTLGVVGMGRIGSEVIKRAQAMGMDILAYDPYISAERAEKMGVTLTSTEEIYRKADFITMHTPLTKATKHMISHDELAIMKDGVRIINCARGGLIDEEALYEALKSGKVAGAALDVFEEEPVTCNPLCELSNVIVTPHLGASTEEAQVNVAVQVAEQVVNALQGEPLVSAVNVSVIPPETLADVKPFIPLMKKLGSFYTQVFNGQVESVEILYSGEIANYPTTPLTNSFLIGLLSVILQETVNYVNAPVIAKQRGIKVREVASKTVENFTNLITVTIKTAEGTRTIAGTLFNKDDIRIVKIDKYNIEVVPSRYMLVTKYMDMPGVIGRFGITLGESNINIAGMQVGRQSIGGEAVMALQVDCPVPEDVIKKLEKLDAIVSIRFVKLD from the coding sequence ATGAAAGTACTAGTCAGTGACCAGATCTCAGATTTGGGTGTGGCCAAACTCAGAGAAAGCGTAGCGGTGGATGTTAAGACAGACCTGACACCGGAAGAGCTGGAGCAGGTTATCGGGGAATATGATGCTCTGGTGGTGCGCAGCTCCACAAAGGTGACCCGCAAAGTGCTGGAGAATGCCGGGCGCTTAAAGGTTGTGGGCCGCGCCGGTGTGGGCGTGGACAATATTGATGTGGAGGCGGCCACCGAGCGGGGGGTTATTGTTATTAATGCTCCTGAGGGCAACACCATTTCCGCTGCAGAGCATGCCATTGCCATGATGACGTCACTGGCCAGAAATATTCCCAATGCTTCTGCCTCCATGAAGGCGGGTGAGTGGAAGCGCAGTAAATTTATGGGTGTGGAACTTTACAATAAGACGCTGGGTGTGGTAGGCATGGGCCGTATAGGCAGCGAGGTTATCAAGCGTGCCCAGGCCATGGGTATGGATATCCTGGCCTATGACCCCTACATTTCCGCAGAACGGGCGGAAAAAATGGGTGTGACGCTGACCAGTACCGAAGAAATCTACCGTAAGGCAGATTTTATCACCATGCATACCCCGCTGACCAAAGCCACCAAACATATGATCAGCCATGATGAACTGGCGATAATGAAAGACGGCGTGCGCATCATTAACTGTGCCCGCGGTGGCCTGATAGATGAAGAAGCCCTTTATGAAGCACTGAAATCCGGCAAAGTTGCCGGAGCAGCCCTGGATGTGTTTGAGGAAGAACCGGTGACCTGCAATCCGCTGTGTGAGCTGTCCAATGTGATTGTAACTCCGCACTTAGGCGCTTCCACCGAGGAAGCGCAGGTAAACGTGGCGGTACAGGTGGCGGAGCAGGTAGTCAATGCTCTGCAGGGAGAGCCGCTTGTCAGCGCGGTAAACGTTTCGGTGATTCCGCCGGAAACACTGGCCGATGTGAAGCCCTTTATTCCGCTGATGAAGAAGCTGGGTTCCTTTTATACCCAGGTCTTTAACGGTCAGGTGGAATCGGTGGAGATTCTCTACAGCGGCGAGATTGCCAATTACCCCACCACACCGCTGACCAATTCCTTTTTAATCGGCCTGTTGTCCGTTATTTTGCAGGAGACGGTAAACTATGTTAATGCACCGGTCATTGCCAAGCAGCGCGGTATTAAAGTGCGGGAAGTGGCCAGCAAGACGGTGGAAAACTTCACAAACCTGATTACGGTGACCATTAAAACGGCAGAGGGCACCCGCACCATTGCCGGCACCCTCTTTAACAAAGACGATATTCGCATTGTCAAAATTGATAAGTACAACATTGAAGTGGTTCCGTCCCGTTATATGTTGGTAACAAAATACATGGATATGCCCGGCGTTATTGGTCGCTTTGGCATTACCCTGGGTGAAAGCAACATTAATATTGCCGGCATGCAGGTGGGCCGTCAGTCCATCGGCGGAGAAGCCGTTATGGCTCTGCAGGTAGACTGTCCGGTGCCCGAAGATGTGATCAAGAAACTGGAGAAGCTGGATGCCATTGTTTCCATCCGCTTTGTAAAACTGGATTAG
- a CDS encoding amino acid ABC transporter ATP-binding protein has product MITVEGLYKNFGSLEVLKGIDCKVDPQEVVCVIGPSGSGKTTLLRCLNLLEVPTEGKIVVDDIEVTAPDVNINKVRQNMGMVFQRFNLFPHLTALQNVTLGPIKVKKMEAKAVNQLGHELLEKVGLGDKADVYPERLSGGQMQRVAIARALAMQPKVMLFDEPTSALDPELVGEVLEVMKDLAKEGMTMVVVTHEMGFAKEVADRVILMDEGVIVEEGTPHDIFTSPKSPRCQAFLRKVL; this is encoded by the coding sequence ATGATTACAGTTGAAGGATTATATAAAAACTTTGGATCGTTGGAAGTGTTAAAGGGAATTGATTGTAAAGTAGACCCCCAGGAGGTTGTCTGTGTTATCGGGCCCAGCGGATCCGGTAAGACAACGCTGCTTCGTTGTCTGAATTTGCTGGAAGTGCCCACTGAGGGTAAAATTGTGGTGGACGATATTGAGGTGACGGCACCTGATGTCAACATCAATAAAGTACGACAAAACATGGGGATGGTGTTTCAGCGGTTTAACCTCTTTCCCCATTTAACGGCTCTGCAGAACGTAACTTTGGGGCCCATTAAAGTTAAAAAGATGGAAGCAAAGGCTGTAAACCAGCTGGGGCATGAACTTCTGGAAAAGGTAGGCCTGGGTGATAAAGCAGATGTATATCCGGAGCGTCTCTCCGGCGGACAGATGCAGCGTGTGGCCATCGCCAGGGCACTGGCCATGCAGCCCAAGGTAATGCTCTTTGATGAACCCACCTCCGCATTAGATCCGGAGCTTGTGGGTGAAGTGCTGGAAGTTATGAAGGATTTGGCCAAAGAAGGTATGACCATGGTGGTTGTTACTCATGAAATGGGTTTTGCCAAAGAGGTGGCAGACCGGGTAATTTTAATGGATGAAGGGGTTATTGTGGAGGAAGGTACCCCGCATGATATCTTTACCTCACCCAAATCCCCCAGATGCCAGGCCTTTTTGCGTAAGGTGCTATAA
- a CDS encoding type II toxin-antitoxin system PemK/MazF family toxin: MNKVEVKRGYIFFADLSPVVGSEQGGVRPVLVIQNDVGNKYSPTVIVAAITSQIEKAKLPTHVEVQAKDYGLEKDSVILLEQIRTIDKQRLEDKVTELDDRVMQKVNQALKISLGLIDF, encoded by the coding sequence GTGAATAAGGTAGAAGTAAAGCGGGGGTATATCTTTTTTGCCGATTTGAGCCCTGTTGTCGGTTCGGAGCAGGGCGGAGTGCGCCCTGTACTGGTCATACAAAACGATGTGGGCAATAAATACAGCCCAACTGTGATTGTTGCCGCCATTACTTCTCAGATTGAAAAAGCCAAACTGCCTACTCATGTGGAAGTACAGGCCAAAGACTACGGCCTGGAAAAAGACTCTGTTATTTTACTGGAGCAGATTCGCACCATTGACAAACAACGCCTGGAAGACAAGGTAACGGAGCTGGATGACCGGGTTATGCAAAAGGTCAATCAGGCACTGAAGATTTCTCTTGGATTAATTGACTTTTAA
- a CDS encoding fumarylacetoacetate hydrolase family protein, whose amino-acid sequence MKWARFSFQGKECTGFLRENILHVIKGDYFKGNWQETGETVALDEAKLYAPCRPSKIICVGLNYRDHAAEMKMELPAEPIMFMKPPSAVIGPGEAIVLPHWIGRTDYEAELAVVMGKTAKNVSAQQAGDYIFGYTCGNDVTGRRLQKTDGQWTRAKSFDTFCPLGPWIATEIDAADLEISLELNGEIRQQSSTAQLVFGPHKLIELISRVMTLEPGDVIMTGTPSGVGPLTEGDRVTVNIDQIGALSNSVTG is encoded by the coding sequence ATGAAATGGGCCCGTTTTAGTTTTCAGGGCAAAGAATGTACCGGCTTTCTCAGAGAAAACATTTTGCATGTAATAAAGGGAGATTACTTTAAGGGCAACTGGCAGGAGACCGGCGAAACCGTTGCTTTGGATGAGGCCAAGCTCTATGCGCCGTGCCGGCCGTCAAAAATTATCTGTGTGGGCTTAAACTACCGGGACCATGCGGCGGAAATGAAAATGGAACTGCCCGCCGAACCCATCATGTTTATGAAACCGCCTTCAGCCGTTATCGGCCCCGGCGAAGCCATTGTTCTCCCCCATTGGATCGGCCGCACCGATTATGAAGCGGAACTGGCGGTGGTTATGGGAAAAACCGCAAAAAATGTGTCTGCCCAACAGGCCGGGGATTATATCTTTGGCTATACCTGCGGCAACGACGTCACCGGGCGCCGGTTACAAAAAACAGACGGCCAGTGGACAAGAGCCAAATCTTTTGACACATTCTGCCCCCTGGGGCCCTGGATTGCCACCGAAATCGACGCCGCCGATTTGGAAATTTCCCTGGAGCTAAATGGTGAAATCCGGCAGCAATCCAGTACCGCTCAACTGGTTTTCGGTCCCCATAAGCTAATCGAGCTGATTTCCCGGGTAATGACCCTGGAGCCGGGAGATGTGATTATGACTGGAACACCTTCCGGAGTAGGACCCCTTACAGAAGGTGACCGGGTTACGGTAAATATTGACCAGATCGGTGCTTTAAGTAATTCGGTTACTGGCTAA
- a CDS encoding CopG family ribbon-helix-helix protein, translating into MISLPHHLLEEVDGIVASEKRSRSDFIREAMRLYLEEREKQEIRERMQKGYMEMAKLNLRLANEALEVENEANVIAELLVGKK; encoded by the coding sequence ATGATTAGTCTGCCGCATCATTTACTGGAAGAGGTGGACGGAATCGTGGCTTCGGAAAAGAGAAGCCGTTCTGACTTTATCCGCGAAGCAATGCGTCTTTATCTGGAAGAGCGGGAAAAGCAGGAAATCAGGGAGAGAATGCAAAAGGGGTATATGGAAATGGCCAAACTGAACCTGCGACTGGCAAATGAAGCCCTGGAAGTTGAAAACGAGGCCAATGTTATCGCTGAATTGTTGGTGGGTAAAAAGTGA
- a CDS encoding amino acid ABC transporter permease: MNWEFRPEVIVAAMPALLQGMWMTIMITVGGVALGFVLGILFGLGRISKNKIIFALSTTYVEIIRGTPILVQIFFIYFAMPILLGSRISNITAAIAAIAINSGAYLAEIVRGGIQSIDKGQTEAGRTIGMTPFQTMRYIIWPQAFKRIIPPMGNQFIISLKDTSLLSVIAVADLTRRGQTIIAVNYRSVEIWGTVALLYLTMTLTISFVLRRMERRLDV, from the coding sequence TTGAATTGGGAATTTAGACCAGAAGTTATTGTAGCGGCTATGCCTGCACTACTCCAGGGTATGTGGATGACTATCATGATTACTGTAGGCGGTGTTGCCCTTGGTTTTGTATTAGGAATATTGTTTGGCCTGGGCCGCATCTCCAAAAACAAAATTATTTTTGCCTTATCCACCACTTATGTGGAAATTATCAGAGGGACACCGATTCTGGTGCAGATCTTTTTTATTTATTTTGCCATGCCTATTCTGTTGGGATCAAGAATCTCCAACATTACCGCCGCCATCGCCGCCATTGCCATTAACTCCGGCGCTTACCTGGCGGAGATTGTCAGAGGTGGGATTCAGTCCATTGACAAAGGACAGACTGAAGCGGGCAGAACCATTGGTATGACTCCGTTTCAGACCATGCGCTATATTATCTGGCCTCAGGCCTTTAAAAGGATTATTCCTCCCATGGGGAACCAGTTTATTATCAGCTTGAAAGATACTTCTCTTCTTTCCGTTATCGCTGTGGCGGATTTGACACGTCGGGGGCAGACCATTATTGCCGTTAATTACCGTTCCGTTGAAATTTGGGGAACAGTGGCTCTCCTTTATCTGACCATGACACTGACAATTTCATTTGTGCTGAGACGTATGGAAAGAAGGTTGGATGTTTAA
- a CDS encoding glutamine ABC transporter substrate-binding protein: protein MKTKWKLFLIVLTVSMLVLAGCGGGDSEQLTIGVDTMFVPFEFEQDGEMVGFDIDILEELSERMGFEYEIQTMEFRGLIPALTSNSIDMAFAGMTITEERQETIDFSIPYYDAGLLIMVLEDNDDINGIEDLAGRRVATRTGTSSYDYLMSLDFINENDVIAFDNMDAAYFELLTEGVDATLWDSPAQQYYVQTEGEGQVKLVGELLEGQQYGIGLPKGSELKEDVDAALEAMMEDGTYEELYVKWFGEMPQ, encoded by the coding sequence ATGAAGACAAAGTGGAAACTGTTTTTAATTGTTTTAACCGTGAGTATGTTGGTATTGGCAGGCTGTGGCGGTGGTGACAGCGAGCAGCTTACAATTGGTGTAGATACCATGTTTGTGCCGTTTGAATTTGAACAGGACGGCGAAATGGTGGGTTTTGATATTGACATCTTAGAAGAGCTGTCCGAACGGATGGGCTTTGAGTATGAAATTCAGACCATGGAATTCCGCGGTTTGATTCCGGCGCTAACCAGTAACAGCATCGACATGGCTTTTGCCGGTATGACCATCACCGAAGAACGGCAGGAAACCATTGATTTTTCCATCCCGTACTATGATGCCGGACTGTTAATCATGGTGCTTGAAGACAACGATGACATTAACGGCATTGAAGATCTGGCAGGCAGAAGAGTGGCTACTCGTACTGGTACTTCCAGCTACGACTATCTGATGTCTCTGGATTTCATTAATGAAAATGATGTTATCGCTTTTGACAACATGGATGCCGCTTATTTTGAATTACTGACAGAAGGCGTGGATGCCACTCTGTGGGATTCCCCGGCTCAGCAGTACTATGTTCAGACTGAGGGCGAGGGACAGGTAAAGCTGGTAGGCGAATTGCTTGAGGGGCAGCAGTATGGTATTGGTCTTCCCAAAGGCAGTGAACTCAAAGAAGATGTAGACGCAGCATTGGAAGCAATGATGGAAGACGGCACATACGAAGAGCTCTATGTTAAGTGGTTTGGAGAAATGCCTCAGTAG
- a CDS encoding ZIP family metal transporter, protein MYETLLISAMAGLATGLGGLIVVCFGKPSVKVLSLILGIAAGINIVIATVELLPAAVEHGNLFLMSAGFVFGIAIMSLIDRAIPNVNLLNGDRIGLDSARLIRAGILIAVALAVHNLPEGLAIGAGFEATHSLGAIIALAIGLHNIPEGMGAAAPLKMGGMDNKRIVLITCLAGLATPLGTFIGMLLMRLSAAFVSLSLAFGGGAIMYVVCKELIPESQRQHAQYAIYGMTLGFLITLILVFGEII, encoded by the coding sequence ATGTATGAGACGTTGTTGATCAGTGCCATGGCCGGCCTGGCAACAGGTTTAGGCGGCTTAATTGTAGTTTGCTTCGGCAAGCCATCGGTTAAAGTCCTCTCACTGATTTTGGGTATTGCAGCAGGAATTAATATTGTAATCGCCACGGTGGAGCTGCTGCCGGCGGCGGTTGAACACGGCAACCTTTTTTTAATGTCCGCCGGTTTTGTCTTTGGCATCGCTATAATGTCGCTGATTGACCGGGCCATTCCCAATGTCAACTTGCTAAACGGCGATAGGATCGGCCTGGATTCAGCCCGCCTTATCCGTGCAGGCATTCTAATTGCCGTGGCATTGGCTGTGCATAATCTGCCGGAAGGCTTAGCCATCGGTGCCGGCTTTGAAGCCACCCACAGCCTGGGTGCCATTATTGCGTTGGCCATTGGTCTCCACAACATTCCTGAAGGAATGGGTGCCGCGGCACCCCTTAAGATGGGGGGAATGGATAATAAGCGAATTGTGTTGATTACCTGCCTGGCCGGCCTGGCCACGCCGCTGGGAACATTTATCGGCATGCTGCTGATGAGGCTCTCTGCCGCTTTTGTTTCTCTCTCTTTGGCCTTTGGCGGCGGAGCCATAATGTATGTGGTATGTAAAGAGTTAATTCCCGAATCACAGCGGCAGCACGCCCAATATGCAATTTATGGTATGACCCTTGGTTTTTTAATTACACTGATTCTGGTTTTCGGAGAAATAATTTAG
- the spoIIP gene encoding stage II sporulation protein P — MRRFAFLAIFLLSILIAMSATSPRDTLTARSLLDYFDNRETGEISREDLLAERYYTMVDEKGKEILVTGRIIHVGDEYITSDNRLYRVYRVGGRTAYARFIREVGAFFEEDPSDILVMLRERLGGWGAVPVQTEEQEEEGDNLEPEAEPQRIIGIYHTHNAESFIPSDGTDSIYGEGGIHDVGESFRQALEEKNIRVMHDETLHLPHDRGAYRRSRVTAEQLLEEGPDVMFDIHRDGAPAAAYATEIEGESVTQVQFVVGRQNANMNVTRQFALDLKNTADEIHPGLVKGIFMARGNYNQDLTPMNLLLEVGAHQNSREDAEDGAALFADVVSYYFYGDVDNALEEEEEAAPAPATQPPPDQPGPGDAPTPPGTQGVEDAASQQIFRLLGITLAIIVGFMLLNAGSIEDIHVKLVPYMEKLQPYTQQGDRFLAGLQEKIHALALRAKIPEAATALGAALQATGREGDRILVYWQERIHEAALTIKERAIILYNQLTNRNKLR; from the coding sequence ATGAGACGGTTTGCTTTTTTAGCGATTTTTTTACTGTCGATTTTGATAGCCATGTCAGCCACCTCACCGCGGGACACGTTAACCGCCCGCTCCCTGCTGGATTACTTTGATAACCGGGAAACCGGGGAGATATCAAGGGAAGATTTGCTGGCAGAGCGTTACTATACCATGGTGGACGAAAAGGGCAAAGAGATTTTGGTAACCGGGCGGATCATTCATGTGGGCGATGAATATATCACCTCAGACAACAGGCTGTACCGCGTCTACAGGGTGGGAGGCCGGACAGCCTATGCCCGTTTTATCCGGGAGGTGGGCGCTTTTTTTGAGGAAGACCCCTCCGATATTCTTGTGATGCTGCGGGAGCGTCTGGGTGGTTGGGGGGCAGTTCCGGTACAAACAGAGGAGCAGGAAGAAGAAGGAGATAACCTGGAGCCTGAGGCGGAACCGCAGAGAATAATCGGGATATATCACACCCATAACGCTGAATCCTTCATTCCGTCCGATGGTACCGACAGTATCTACGGTGAAGGAGGTATCCATGATGTGGGGGAATCCTTCAGGCAGGCACTGGAAGAAAAAAATATCCGTGTAATGCATGATGAAACGTTGCATTTGCCCCATGACCGCGGTGCATACCGCCGCTCCCGTGTCACCGCTGAGCAGCTGCTGGAGGAGGGGCCGGATGTCATGTTTGATATCCACCGGGATGGTGCGCCGGCGGCGGCTTACGCTACCGAGATTGAAGGCGAATCGGTAACTCAAGTCCAGTTTGTGGTGGGGCGTCAAAATGCTAACATGAATGTGACCCGACAGTTTGCCCTGGATTTAAAAAACACCGCCGATGAAATTCATCCCGGACTGGTAAAGGGAATTTTTATGGCCCGGGGAAACTATAATCAGGACCTGACGCCCATGAACCTCTTATTGGAGGTGGGAGCGCATCAGAATTCACGGGAAGATGCAGAAGACGGGGCGGCTCTGTTTGCCGATGTGGTATCGTATTATTTTTACGGAGATGTGGATAATGCTCTGGAAGAAGAAGAGGAGGCCGCACCTGCCCCGGCTACCCAACCGCCGCCGGATCAGCCCGGCCCCGGGGATGCCCCCACTCCTCCGGGAACTCAGGGGGTTGAGGATGCAGCAAGTCAGCAAATCTTCAGATTGTTGGGGATAACTTTGGCTATCATTGTAGGCTTTATGCTCCTCAATGCCGGCAGTATAGAAGACATACACGTTAAACTGGTACCGTACATGGAAAAGCTGCAACCCTATACCCAACAGGGGGATCGTTTTCTGGCTGGGCTGCAGGAAAAAATTCATGCTCTGGCCCTGAGAGCTAAAATCCCTGAGGCCGCCACTGCGCTGGGGGCTGCGCTCCAGGCAACCGGCCGAGAGGGAGACCGTATACTGGTTTACTGGCAGGAAAGAATCCACGAAGCAGCCCTGACCATCAAAGAGAGGGCTATAATACTCTATAATCAGTTGACCAACCGTAATAAGCTGCGTTAG